GTTACAACAGGATAGGCATAATTACGGTGTAATATGTGGTCTCTGCTTGTTTTTCTGAAGGTCAATTGTGCATATCTCACATGAGTTGTGCAGCATATCCAGTAGTGTAATGGTTCGGTCTTTTGTCGATGTTAGAATGAATTAGCTGaaataacttaattattttgCTTAGTCATTTGTTCTGAAAATACATGTTTACTGTGTGAAATGTTTTGAAAGATCAATTTACAAGCAGCTCAATGATAATAAGCcatttacataaaaattttattgaattaattaatttataggtaactcatatttatttaagtgATTTATTCAATATTGAAACAGAAAATATAAGTCGCTTGATTTCTGGTTGATATACTAATTTGTATACAAATGCAATTTATTACTAGAATCCTTTGTAGTTGTTCTCTCCCTTCAGTGTAAAgctgacttttttttttttaattaaaatttggtgTGGGAGTGCCTCTAAAGCAGTAAGGGATGAGATGGACTTTGACACTTCAATCTCATCCAAATGGagcatctttttttttttttaaattaatttatgtattttctgGAAGCTTTATGATTGGATTTGTATGTCTTTGTAATTCGAGTCATCAAATTGGAATATGGGATAatgaattaatatgttatGAAGTGGGCATCAAGAAGTTCGAAAATTGAGTGTTGTCCGAATCGTTGTGCTAATGGCGCTTACCATGGTCTTTCTTGAAAAAGGTTGATTTGGATAACAAAAGCCATTAGTTGAGGGATcctaattatttcaaaatggAAAATTGTTTTTGCATAGGAATGATTCACTTTACAAAATACAGGGATTGTCAACTAATGGCTTTGATGTTTTGATAggttttttgttttaatttgctTTGTTGTTCTTATTCCATGTTGCAAAAATGAGAATGCAGTTGTAATTGATTGATGAATGTTGTCTTATAAATCTTTCAGAAGTTTGATTCTCAGATTATGTAGAAAGTTTTGATGACTGGTGCTTTTCTGTTCCAACTGATGTTAGAAAATTCAAAGCAGTCCCCAAgagttttatttgttattaattccagacttttgtattcttataattgttttttttccttttctgatCCTTGTAAATCTTTTGATTTCATGTTGGAAAGGAACTCatcaatttttgttttgggTTTTTTAAGGCTTAGTTGGAAATGGCAAAAGGTAGCAGGGCACGACGTGGGACTGCTTCCCGACAATGCAGGCTGGCACCATACTCGTTGCCATCCTGTGATCGGGATGTTTCAGAGGACTTGTATTTGAAGAAATCCTCAAAAATGTTCGACAAGAAAGATTGGGAAGATGTCACTTGTTCTGTATGTATGGAGTGCCCACACAATGCTGTTCTTCTGCTCTGTTCCTCTCATGACAAGGGTTGCCGTCCCTATATGTGCGGAACTAGCTTTCGATATTCTAATTGTCTTGATCAGTATAAGAAGGCTTACACTAAAGTTACGTCTTCCAATGGTACTGCTGATAACTCTATTCTGTTATCAGATTCAGGTTGGCCTGTTGACAAGTGTGAAGTCACAGAGCTTGCCTGCCCACTTTGCAGGGGCCAGGTGAAAGGATGGACTGTGGTAGAACCTGCCCGAGATTATCTAAATGCTAAAAGAAGAAGCTGCATGCAGGATGACTGCTCATTTGTTGGAACTTTCAAGGAGCTAAGGAAGCACATGAGGACAGCTCACCCTTCTGCACGGCCACGTGAAGTTGATCCAATGCTTGAGCAGAAATGGAGAAGGCTTGAGAGGGAGCGAGAACATGATGATGTAATTAGTACTATAAGGTCTACAATGCCTGGGGCAATGGTTTTTGGGGATTACGTAATAGAGGGAAATAATCATGGTTTTGATTCCGATGAAGAGAATGGGGGTTTTGATGCAGATGCTGCTGAGAGGAATGGAGGTTTAGATGTGGGTTTTGATCGAAACCTGGTGAatgtatttttgctattgcATGCATTTGGGCCATCAGGTGATGGTCTTAGCAGACGGCTGAGGCAGCCTGAGAGATCCAGCTACCGAGCATCGAATGAGAGTGCTACTGATACTCACCATGTCTCTCCAGTCAATGGTTTGAACTCCTCAGATGATGATAATGACGGTGACAATGACCATGGTGATGGTGGATTATCTCTTGTAAGCCGCCTGCGCCGCCATGGCAGAGTGCTTTTGGGACGTTCAGGTAGGAGGCGCAGGCATAGAGAAACCAGTGGAGGTCAGAGATGATTTGGCACAGTAGGTACATAGTTGTAGGAAGGACGAGATTTCTGAGATAAAGAAACACAAAGAAATTGACTTCAAATTtcatgtatttatttaaattatggtTTTGGTGGAAGGTTGGCaggaaaatttaatatgagaagaatGGCCGACCTTTCCATCCCTgttatatattatctttagaTATAGTTCCCAATTGCTTTCTATGGTAGGTTATGAAACATTCttctatttgaaaataaccTTTGTAAACATGTATGTACAcatgtattttctttatttgtactCATAAAActgtaattttctttgatcCCGGCTAAGTAAGTAACTGGTAGTGGCTTGTGTAGTTGACCCTATTTACTCAGGGTTAGACAAAAAATAGACTCGTGTTCATAGGAACAGGGAACCTTTCTGTAGTGGGATGTAGGCTTCAGTTCTGTTTGGTTTGCTTATCAATTCACCtatctataattttatgatgaaGCTGTGGAGCCTCTACTCTTTAGTTCAACAATATTTTGTTAAGAGTTCTGAAGTTCAGGGGGAAAATAGAAGCAGCAAGTACATAAAAGGGAAAAGCCCATAT
The nucleotide sequence above comes from Ricinus communis isolate WT05 ecotype wild-type chromosome 6, ASM1957865v1, whole genome shotgun sequence. Encoded proteins:
- the LOC8274868 gene encoding uncharacterized protein LOC8274868 — protein: MAKGSRARRGTASRQCRLAPYSLPSCDRDVSEDLYLKKSSKMFDKKDWEDVTCSVCMECPHNAVLLLCSSHDKGCRPYMCGTSFRYSNCLDQYKKAYTKVTSSNGTADNSILLSDSGWPVDKCEVTELACPLCRGQVKGWTVVEPARDYLNAKRRSCMQDDCSFVGTFKELRKHMRTAHPSARPREVDPMLEQKWRRLEREREHDDVISTIRSTMPGAMVFGDYVIEGNNHGFDSDEENGGFDADAAERNGGLDVGFDRNLVNVFLLLHAFGPSGDGLSRRLRQPERSSYRASNESATDTHHVSPVNGLNSSDDDNDGDNDHGDGGLSLVSRLRRHGRVLLGRSGRRRRHRETSGGQR